The following are from one region of the Cyanobium gracile PCC 6307 genome:
- a CDS encoding helix-turn-helix domain-containing protein: MYSEPFFSSQWPSEAVHFSNPLLPQLQLSEDPQSCTFLLQEALPLVEIIPLEPEASWWYRGANLHLGSLVVTAWTARPMRMTFSARQEHIVVLGYGGEQRLRQASTTWPCVKGGCVLMASAACTMESTLSSAVAFALTRDRLLETAMAMGGYLQKPKGWEESVAQAHGWSPPQNPAGPSLLTALQQTIAMAGQLSGYGGGLLDRLQFDDQIYRLMVAMLLPGICQGKSLDRLLHRQSQGRDSFDELIDYIKQNLGESLTLTDLESRSHYSRRALQYSFAERMGCTATKWIKNQRLDRARQRLERPSLNDTVGSIARECGYRSLGLFSVDFQQRFHVKPSQLLRESRRL; this comes from the coding sequence ATGTACAGCGAGCCTTTCTTTTCCAGTCAATGGCCCTCTGAAGCTGTCCATTTCTCCAATCCCCTGCTGCCCCAGCTTCAGCTGAGTGAGGATCCCCAGTCCTGCACGTTTTTGTTGCAGGAGGCCCTGCCACTGGTGGAGATCATTCCGCTGGAACCCGAGGCCTCCTGGTGGTATCGCGGCGCCAATCTCCACCTCGGCAGCCTCGTGGTGACGGCCTGGACAGCCAGGCCGATGCGGATGACGTTCTCCGCACGCCAGGAGCACATCGTTGTGCTGGGCTACGGCGGAGAACAGCGGCTGCGCCAGGCCTCCACCACCTGGCCCTGTGTCAAGGGGGGCTGTGTGCTGATGGCCAGTGCAGCCTGCACGATGGAGAGCACCCTGTCTTCGGCCGTGGCCTTCGCCCTGACGCGGGACCGACTCCTGGAGACGGCCATGGCCATGGGGGGCTATCTGCAGAAGCCGAAAGGCTGGGAAGAAAGTGTTGCCCAGGCCCATGGCTGGAGCCCGCCCCAGAATCCCGCCGGCCCTTCCCTGCTGACGGCGTTGCAGCAGACCATTGCCATGGCAGGACAGCTCTCGGGGTATGGCGGTGGGCTGCTAGATCGGCTGCAGTTCGACGACCAGATCTATCGGTTGATGGTGGCCATGCTGCTGCCGGGGATCTGCCAGGGCAAGAGCCTGGATCGGCTCCTGCACCGGCAGAGCCAGGGCCGTGATTCCTTCGACGAACTGATCGACTACATCAAGCAGAATCTGGGCGAGTCGCTCACCCTCACCGACCTGGAATCGAGGAGCCATTACTCCCGCCGAGCGCTGCAGTACTCGTTTGCTGAGCGCATGGGCTGCACGGCTACCAAGTGGATCAAGAATCAGCGTCTTGACCGTGCCCGGCAACGGCTGGAGCGGCCGAGTCTGAACGACACGGTGGGGAGCATCGCCCGCGAATGCGGCTATCGCTCCCTCGGACTGTTCAGCGTGGATTTCCAGCAGCGCTTCCACGTCAAGCCGTCCC
- a CDS encoding chemotaxis protein CheB, giving the protein MHLVAIGASAGGLEALQALLSSITPGGNVAYVVAQHLSPDHGSLMVELLARFTALQVVEAVDGAALLADTVSICPPNHDISVEGNRVRLVAPEPRFGPSPSIDRLFESIAEHWKGHGAAVVLSGTGSDGARGLRAVRAAGGLTIAQTPESARFAAMPTAAVAMGGADLILEPAAIAHHLTELMGSSSDWVDINTPDPRSLNVSSALELLLHNSGIDFSQYKASTLQRQLARRMAIRQMEDMEEYLRVLAADTKEVSALVHNLLVTVTSFFRDPDSFTVLGELLQAYMAQRTRKDRLRVWVPGCATGEEVYSIGMLISEVLGHPQDLTHHLKIFGTDLDDDSLAVARRATYPAASSLAIPESLRERFVVPFNGEVQICEALRNCAVFARHNVAVDPPFPRLDLISSRNTLIYFTQPLQDRVLAQFRFGLLPAGLLFLGRTESLGHRTAGFEVANAEHRIFHRTAEHQSNRSNSAVQPAQRPPTLFSPIGRISILRETVVEEHVATLEALVRSTSPPCVILDENHGLVEVIGDVSPFCRLTEGRISTAATTFLLPELQAEARALLLIVRADGQPARSRLLHLPDFAIQLRLEARPLQVNERVLTLLSFLREPPDSAEPLPTEAPLIRDPEFDRQIARLEKELLTSHDTLRRSLADLEEANEELEASAEELQASSEELQSSNEELESSNEELQATNEELATLNQELRARSSELQLLSTDLENIQNSLNQGMVIVDRELCITRFTPLAVRVFALVDDDIGRPLLGIPTTVPLPGLRSALTEVVGGAPRRNIEAVNEDIAYLAQVLPYQEREGQRLGAIITLTDVSELLALRRAAETSLDSFASLTDALEEAVWKRDASLRRVLYASQRILPLTGWTPAELFAHPQLLDDAIHPEDRDRVWASRDPARGGWSVQYRIIRRDGEQRWVTENAKVLTEEMDRYVVGTLSDITQQRQAQEHGRDLSVLFETLIRSPSFSVAVFDSSQRVVMVNDSLCRRIGFERDSLEGSPASLFCQLPEAATAPVVTDAPADGPLFVSASFPLRHRDGRTLQTRAELWPLPSTMGTGSLLMVLPTPQP; this is encoded by the coding sequence ATGCATCTGGTGGCCATCGGCGCCTCGGCCGGCGGCCTGGAGGCCCTGCAGGCGCTTCTGAGCAGCATCACGCCGGGGGGCAACGTGGCCTATGTGGTGGCCCAGCACCTCTCGCCCGACCATGGCAGCCTGATGGTCGAACTGCTGGCGCGGTTCACGGCGCTGCAGGTGGTCGAGGCGGTCGACGGGGCCGCGTTGCTGGCGGACACGGTCAGCATCTGCCCCCCCAACCACGACATCAGCGTGGAAGGGAACCGGGTGAGGCTGGTGGCGCCCGAACCCCGCTTCGGCCCCAGCCCCAGCATCGACCGGCTGTTCGAGTCGATCGCCGAGCACTGGAAGGGCCACGGGGCCGCCGTGGTGCTCTCGGGCACCGGCTCCGACGGGGCCCGCGGCCTGCGGGCCGTGCGGGCCGCCGGTGGGCTCACCATCGCCCAGACACCCGAGAGCGCCCGCTTCGCGGCCATGCCCACCGCCGCCGTCGCCATGGGGGGGGCCGACCTCATCCTCGAGCCGGCCGCCATCGCCCATCACCTCACCGAGCTGATGGGCTCGAGTAGCGACTGGGTTGATATCAACACTCCCGATCCCCGGAGCCTCAACGTCTCCAGTGCCCTGGAGCTGCTGCTGCACAACAGCGGCATCGACTTCAGCCAGTACAAGGCCTCGACCCTGCAGCGCCAGCTGGCGCGCCGCATGGCGATCCGTCAGATGGAGGACATGGAGGAGTACCTGCGGGTGCTGGCTGCCGACACCAAGGAGGTTTCGGCCCTGGTCCACAACCTGCTGGTCACTGTGACCTCCTTCTTCCGCGACCCGGACTCGTTCACTGTTCTCGGCGAGCTCCTGCAGGCGTACATGGCCCAACGCACCCGCAAGGACCGCCTGCGGGTGTGGGTGCCCGGCTGTGCCACCGGCGAGGAGGTCTATTCCATCGGGATGCTGATCAGCGAGGTCCTCGGCCACCCCCAGGACCTGACCCATCACCTCAAGATCTTCGGCACCGATCTCGACGACGACAGCCTGGCCGTGGCGCGACGGGCCACCTATCCGGCGGCTTCCAGCCTGGCCATTCCGGAATCGCTGCGGGAACGCTTCGTGGTGCCGTTCAACGGCGAGGTCCAGATCTGTGAGGCCCTGCGCAACTGCGCGGTCTTCGCCCGTCACAACGTGGCCGTCGATCCGCCCTTCCCGCGGCTGGATCTGATCTCCAGCCGCAACACCCTCATCTACTTCACCCAGCCCCTTCAGGATCGGGTGCTGGCTCAGTTCCGTTTCGGCCTGCTGCCCGCGGGTCTGCTGTTCCTCGGCCGCACGGAGTCGCTGGGCCACAGGACCGCGGGATTCGAGGTGGCCAACGCCGAGCACCGCATCTTCCATCGCACCGCGGAACACCAGTCCAACCGCTCTAACTCGGCCGTCCAGCCCGCCCAGCGGCCACCGACCCTGTTCAGCCCGATCGGGCGCATTTCGATCCTGCGGGAGACCGTGGTCGAGGAACATGTCGCCACCCTCGAAGCGCTGGTCCGCAGCACCTCTCCCCCGTGCGTGATCCTCGATGAGAACCACGGACTGGTGGAAGTGATCGGCGATGTCAGTCCCTTCTGCCGGCTCACCGAGGGCCGCATCTCCACCGCCGCCACCACCTTCCTGCTCCCGGAACTGCAGGCCGAGGCCCGCGCCCTGCTGCTGATCGTGCGGGCCGACGGCCAGCCTGCCCGCAGCCGGCTGCTGCACCTGCCGGACTTCGCCATCCAACTGCGGCTGGAGGCCCGGCCGCTCCAGGTCAACGAACGGGTGCTGACCCTCCTGAGCTTCCTGCGGGAACCCCCCGACAGCGCTGAGCCGCTGCCCACGGAAGCTCCGCTGATCCGCGATCCGGAGTTCGACCGGCAGATCGCCCGGCTGGAGAAGGAGCTGCTCACCAGCCACGACACCCTGCGCCGCTCCCTGGCGGATCTGGAGGAGGCCAACGAGGAACTAGAGGCCTCAGCCGAGGAACTGCAGGCCTCATCGGAGGAGCTGCAGTCCTCCAACGAGGAGCTGGAATCCTCCAACGAGGAGCTGCAGGCCACCAACGAGGAACTGGCCACCCTCAACCAGGAGCTGCGGGCCAGGAGCTCCGAGCTGCAGCTGCTCAGCACCGACCTCGAGAACATCCAGAACTCCCTCAACCAGGGCATGGTCATCGTCGACCGGGAGCTGTGCATCACCCGGTTCACGCCCCTGGCGGTGCGGGTGTTCGCCCTGGTCGACGACGACATCGGCCGGCCTCTGCTGGGCATCCCCACCACGGTGCCCCTGCCGGGTCTGCGCTCGGCCCTGACAGAGGTGGTCGGCGGCGCTCCCCGGCGCAACATCGAGGCGGTCAACGAGGACATCGCCTACCTGGCCCAGGTGCTGCCCTACCAGGAACGGGAGGGGCAGCGGCTCGGAGCGATCATCACCCTCACCGACGTCTCGGAACTGCTGGCCCTGCGCAGGGCCGCCGAAACCTCCCTCGATTCCTTTGCCAGCCTCACCGATGCCCTCGAGGAGGCGGTCTGGAAACGGGACGCCAGCCTGCGCCGGGTCCTTTATGCCAGCCAGCGCATCCTGCCCCTGACGGGCTGGACCCCGGCCGAGCTGTTCGCCCATCCGCAGCTGCTCGACGACGCCATCCATCCGGAGGACCGGGATCGGGTCTGGGCCAGCCGGGATCCGGCCCGGGGGGGCTGGTCGGTGCAATACCGGATCATCCGCCGCGATGGGGAGCAGCGCTGGGTGACGGAGAACGCCAAGGTGCTCACCGAGGAGATGGATCGCTATGTGGTCGGCACCCTCTCTGACATCACCCAGCAGCGTCAGGCCCAGGAGCATGGCCGCGATCTCTCGGTCCTGTTCGAAACCCTGATCCGAAGTCCCAGCTTCTCGGTGGCGGTGTTCGACAGCAGCCAGCGGGTGGTGATGGTCAATGACAGCCTCTGCCGCAGGATCGGCTTCGAGCGCGACAGCCTGGAGGGGTCACCGGCCTCCCTGTTCTGCCAGCTGCCGGAGGCGGCCACGGCCCCCGTTGTCACCGATGCACCCGCCGATGGCCCGCTGTTCGTCAGTGCGTCCTTTCCCCTGCGCCATCGGGATGGCCGCACCCTGCAGACCAGGGCCGAACTCTGGCCGCTGCCGTCGACGATGGGGACCGGCTCGCTGCTGATGGTGCTGCCGACGCCTCAGCCCTGA
- the pgl gene encoding 6-phosphogluconolactonase: protein MTEPGTRYQLIVATSPEELARLAAEQIASGIDLALAERDRAQIALAGGETPRATYARLAEEHLPWERVDVLLGDERWVPADDPSSNARMLRETLLAHPPASHARFHPVPTDRPTPRASAEAYASELAVLCPGALPRFDVLLLGLGDDGHTASLFPGTAAPGVSDRPVTIGEGKGLPRITLTAPVLSAARRVIFLVSGAGKRQALARLLDPVEPAERTPARLVRPAGVVVILADAAAAADLPGT, encoded by the coding sequence TTGACCGAACCCGGCACCCGCTACCAGCTGATCGTCGCCACCAGCCCCGAAGAACTGGCCCGCCTGGCGGCCGAGCAGATCGCCTCCGGCATCGATCTGGCCCTCGCCGAGCGGGACCGGGCCCAGATCGCCCTGGCGGGCGGCGAAACGCCCCGGGCGACCTATGCCCGCCTGGCCGAGGAACACCTGCCCTGGGAGCGGGTCGATGTGCTGCTGGGGGATGAACGCTGGGTGCCGGCCGACGACCCCTCCAGCAATGCCCGCATGCTGCGGGAAACCCTGCTGGCCCATCCGCCGGCCAGCCACGCCCGCTTCCATCCGGTGCCCACCGACCGCCCCACCCCCCGGGCCAGCGCCGAGGCCTACGCGTCCGAGCTGGCGGTGCTCTGCCCCGGCGCGCTGCCCCGCTTCGACGTGCTGCTGCTGGGCCTGGGCGACGACGGCCACACCGCCTCCCTGTTCCCCGGCACGGCGGCCCCCGGCGTCAGCGATCGCCCGGTCACCATCGGCGAGGGCAAGGGCCTGCCCCGCATCACCCTCACCGCGCCGGTGCTCTCGGCCGCCCGCCGGGTGATCTTCCTGGTCAGCGGCGCCGGCAAGCGTCAGGCGCTCGCCCGGCTGCTCGATCCGGTCGAGCCTGCCGAGCGCACCCCCGCCCGGCTCGTGCGGCCGGCCGGTGTGGTGGTGATCCTGGCGGATGCCGCCGCCGCCGCCGACCTCCCCGGCACCTGA
- a CDS encoding CIA30 family protein gives MQVIRGDGFSGWHALNDTVMGGRSSGLCTVSSRGLRLEAEVVEQGGGFVSCRSPIFSPPLDLSGQAAFELELQGDGRHYKLAVACADGVAGLTEMIPGGVRWVANFATDPEGPCRVRIPFAQLRASIRARPIEALPLGLPLRFDPSRITRLQILHSKFGDDGSANPGFRAGPLTLEVMAIDAVA, from the coding sequence ATGCAGGTGATCCGCGGCGATGGCTTCAGCGGCTGGCATGCCCTCAACGACACCGTCATGGGGGGCCGCAGTTCGGGCCTGTGCACGGTCAGCAGCCGTGGACTGCGGCTGGAGGCGGAGGTGGTGGAGCAGGGTGGCGGTTTCGTCAGCTGCCGCTCGCCCATCTTTTCCCCGCCCCTCGATCTCTCCGGCCAGGCCGCCTTCGAACTGGAGCTGCAAGGTGACGGCCGCCATTACAAGCTGGCGGTGGCCTGCGCCGATGGGGTGGCAGGTCTCACCGAGATGATCCCCGGCGGCGTGCGCTGGGTGGCGAATTTCGCCACCGATCCCGAGGGCCCCTGCCGGGTGCGGATCCCTTTCGCCCAGCTGCGGGCCTCCATCCGGGCCAGGCCGATCGAGGCCCTGCCCCTCGGCCTGCCCCTGCGCTTCGACCCCAGCCGCATCACCCGGCTGCAGATTCTGCATTCGAAGTTCGGCGACGACGGCTCCGCCAATCCGGGCTTCCGGGCTGGCCCGCTCACCCTGGAGGTGATGGCGATCGATGCCGTCGCCTGA